Part of the Sinomonas atrocyanea genome is shown below.
GGTCGGGAGGCAGCGGGGCGTGGGAGCGTCCCGGGCAGTCAGCCTCGACGGTCTTCCTCCCGATGACGAGCTGCTTACCAAGGAGTACGAGGAGTACGGCTTCGTCGACCCGCTGAGCCCCGAGGGCAGGGCCTCCCTCCCGGTCATCGACGACTACCTCACCCTCGTGGAGGGCCTCGAGGCAGGAGAGATCGAGCCGGATTCCCTAACCCCAGCGGTCCTGGCGCTCGTCGCGCCGCATCTGGCCGAGGGGCGCCCCTTGGAGGCAGCGGAGACCGGCTCAACACTGCTTGACCCAGCCGCGCTTGAGCCTTGGACCGTCAGCGCGGGCGAGTGGGAGGCTCTCGGCATCCCCGCCCCTCGCCGTGACGACGACCTCGAAGGCGCCGCGCGGGCGCTCCGCCTCGAGCATGCGGCGGAGATCGTGCGGGCCATCGAGGAGACCGAGGTCGATCAGGCGCGCCTGGATGCCCAGCGCGCCCGACTCATGGCCGAGCTCGTGCAGATCCACGAGCGGTCAAGGGATCTCCAACGGCACCTCGAGGCCCCAGCCCTCGCGGCCTCCGAAATTGCCGCAGCACTCCGCGTGTCCCAGCGGACCGCGCGGGCGAGGGTCGAGGAAGCCCGCGCCCTCGCCGATCCCGCCCTGGCCCCGGTGCTCGCCGCCATGCGGGCCGGGCGTCTGACGCGGCAGCGTGCGGCGGCCGTGCTCGACGCCGCCATTCCGGTCCCGTCCGCGCGCCTGGAGAATTTCGCAGCGGCGGCCACCGCCATCGCCGCCCCCGAGGACCCGGACCACCGGCCCACCCTTCCCGCCTTGGGGCAGCGCCTGCGACGCCTCGCGGAGGACTACTGCGAGGAGCCCCTCGCGGCGCGCAGGGCCAAGGCCGTCACGGACCGCCGTGTGGAGGTGACTCCGGTGGGCGACGGCATGTGCTACCTCACGGCGCTCCTCCCCCTCGAAGTGGGTGCGGTGGTCGACACGCGCCTCACCGCGATCGCGCGTTCGCTCCAGTCGCCCGCCGAGGCACGCACCGTCAACCAGCTTCGCGCCGACGTCCTGACCGACCTCCTGCTGGACGACCCGGGCCGGCAGCTCAGCGGCACCCCAGTCACCGGCGGGGCGCCGCTCGGTGGCGTGCGCCTGCAGCTCGTGGTGACCGCATCGGCGTCGACCGTCGAGGGCACCGGCGACGCACCGGGCGAGATCCTCGGCTACGGCCCCATCGATCCCGGCACCGCACGCCGCCTCGCCGCGCAGGCCTCGACCTGGACGCGGATGCTCGTGAGCGCCCGGGACGGAGCGCCGCTGTCGATCGGCCGCATCCGCTATGCACCCACCGCAGCCATGCGGCGGTTCCTCACGGTG
Proteins encoded:
- a CDS encoding HNH endonuclease signature motif containing protein, which encodes MGTTGGVGRQRGVGASRAVSLDGLPPDDELLTKEYEEYGFVDPLSPEGRASLPVIDDYLTLVEGLEAGEIEPDSLTPAVLALVAPHLAEGRPLEAAETGSTLLDPAALEPWTVSAGEWEALGIPAPRRDDDLEGAARALRLEHAAEIVRAIEETEVDQARLDAQRARLMAELVQIHERSRDLQRHLEAPALAASEIAAALRVSQRTARARVEEARALADPALAPVLAAMRAGRLTRQRAAAVLDAAIPVPSARLENFAAAATAIAAPEDPDHRPTLPALGQRLRRLAEDYCEEPLAARRAKAVTDRRVEVTPVGDGMCYLTALLPLEVGAVVDTRLTAIARSLQSPAEARTVNQLRADVLTDLLLDDPGRQLSGTPVTGGAPLGGVRLQLVVTASASTVEGTGDAPGEILGYGPIDPGTARRLAAQASTWTRMLVSARDGAPLSIGRIRYAPTAAMRRFLTVRDATCRFPGCDKPSAAAEVDHTIEWHEGGQTDVRNLALLCPEHHRLKSLGLWTVRHLGTDAEVPGTRLPAGTPAPPPRERAPSQTSPPSPEPPGTLEWTAPSGRRYITHPYREDPPPF